GTGCGCTAGCGGCGATGGGAATCGCGGCGGCCACGACGCCGAGGACGCCTAACGCGAGCGGCCACTTCTTGCTCACGTCGCTTGGGCGCTCTGCTGAACGCTTCATACTACACTGTTACTCTATGCCACATTAAATGTTGGGGGATCTACCATTCGCCGTGAGAAATCGGCAACTGTTCGCGTCTCGTCTGTTCGCGACTCAGCTATTCGGTTCCCACTCGTCGCAGGCGTCCATGTCGTCCATGGCGCGGCCGTAGAAGCCACAGTGGGGTTGCATCCCGTTGCCCGACCGGACGTACTGGAAGTGCTTGCAGTTCCCGCAGTAGGTGTCGGTCGTCCGCTGGTTCGACAGTCCCTCCGCGTTCGGGTCGTCCAACGGTGAACTGATGTCGTTCGCGGCGACCGTGCCGCCGTCGGCGTGGGTCCCGCCCGGCGCGTCGTCCATCGGCACGTCGCCCAGGAAGCCGACGCCGCCGTATCCGGTGGGCTTGCGCTCGGAGTCGTCGCTGTACTCGCCGGGGGCGGCCAACTCGGTCTGCATCGCGCGCAGTTCGTCCAAGTTGTCGAAGTCGTCTAAGTCGTCGGCGTCAACTTCGACAGTTCGAACTTCGCCCTCCTTGTTGATTTCGAGCGTGACGGTGCCGCCGGGGTCGTTGCGCGTCTTGAAGTTCGCGACGGCGACGAACAGACACCAGAAGGTAACGATGAGGCCACAGAAGTAGACGGCGACGACCTGCAAGGTCTGTGCGCGACTGTCGCCTGCGCCCGCCCAGTCGTAGGGGTAGGCGTTCGTGAACAGTGCCACGCCGAGGACGGCGATTCCTGCGCCGATTGCGGCGGCCGCGCGAACGCGCTCGCTGGCGGGCAAGATGGTGAACACGCCGACGAACACCGCTGGAACGCCGAGTCCGGCGAGGACGCCTGCGATTTCGCGCGCGTGGTACCACTTGACGCCGAACCCGGCGAGCAAATCGACGCCTATCGTGGCGGTCAGCATGCCGGTCACGACGAGCAAGGCTCCGGTGGCGAACAGCCCCACGCCGAGGTAGAGTCGGCGTTTGTTGCCCACCTCGCCGACGTTCTCCTCGTAGGTCTCCGCGAGGCTTGTCATGTGCGGGCCAATGCATTCCAGACCGTTAACCTTGCGTCAGACGCGCGGCATATGATGGCGGTATTTTTGGTATCGAGATTGCGGGAAGGATTGTCGGGGGTGGTCACGTTGAAGAGCAGTAACTGTCGAAACCGTAGCCAACTCGACGGATGAGTTCGTGACCGCTACTTACACGATACAAAGGGAACCGCACCGCTACCGCACCACATACCTCCCCAGCCGATTCCTTCGGCGCTCGCGTTGCTCGCTTCTCAGTCATCCCTCGCACGGGGTTCGCCACGACGCAGGGTCGTGCCAGCGCGCGCCGACTGCAACTGAAATCGAGAGAAACTAGCCAAACCTCCGGCGCGCGCTGGCGGTGCTGGGCGGTTCTCCTAAGCACCGGCAATAGTCTGTTCGCGGACTCGTTCGAGATGCTAAATCCGAAGTTGTCGTATCTCCACCAACACTTACCAAACCCGTCTCACCGACAAACGAATCCGACACAACGAACCCAATCACCCCAAAATACCGACCACTACTAGCGAATCTCGCCGTTAGCTGGCGATTATTTATAAGCCCCCTCAGTATGAAAACACACATCACAGCATGGGCGAGTCAGACGACAATCGAGAACAAACAGTCGAACAGGAACTCGCGGAGGCCCAGCAGGCCAGACGCGGTAGGGAAATAGAGTTCTACGGTGGCCCGGCCGCGAGTGCGATACCCATCGCGTTGTTCATCGCGTGGGCCATCTTCCAGAGCGGCGTCTTGCGAATCGGCGACACGACCGGACTCGTCGCCGGTATGCTGGTCGCACTCGTCGTCGGGATGTTCTTCGCCAAGGGCGACTGGAAGACCTACGCCAACACCATCTTCGAGGGGATGACCCAGCGCGTCGCGGCCACCGCAATCGTCGCGTGGCTCTGGGCGGGCATGTTCGCCGACACCATCCAGACGGGTGGCTTCGTCGGCGGACTCGTCTGGGCCTCGGAAGCACTCAACGTCGGAGCCACACTGTTCCCCGCGATTACGTTCATCCTCGCGGCACTGCTAGCGACGGGCATCGGCACCGGCTACGGGACGACCATCGCGTTCACTGGCCTCTTTTTCCCCGCCGGGATTCTACTGGGTGCGAACCCGACGCTCCTGTTCGGAGCGATTCTCTCCGGCGCAGTGTTCGGCGACAACCTCGCACCGGTTTCGGACACCACCATCGTCTCCGCGGTCACGCAGGACTCGGACATCGGCGGCGTCGTCGCGTCACGGTTCAAGTACGCTATCGTCGCGGCGTCGTTGGCGTTCGTCGCCTACTTGATTGCTGGCAGTACGATGTCCGGCGTCGAGATTTCGGCCGCACAGGACGTACTGGCTGGACAAGCCACGTCGGCGGGTCTCGTCCACCTGCTCTCGATTGGCGTGGTCATCTTCACCGCGATTCGTGGCCGCCACATCGTGGAAGCGATTTCGTGGGGGCTCATCGTGGCAATCGCTTCGAACTTGCTCTTCGGACTCGCGTCGGTGTCCGACATGCTCGTGTTCCGCGCGCCGTCGAGCGGTATCACTGAGACGTTCGCCGTCCTGCCGTTCGTGACGACGGTCCCGGCCACGTCCGACCAAATCGGCGTCGGCGGGTCGATTCTGAACGGTGCGGCCGGGTTCTTCCCGCTCATCGTCCTCACGCTGCTCATCGTCTCGGGCGCACAAATCATGATTCGCGGCGGCGGCTTCGAAGCCATCCAGAACTGGCTGTTGGAAAACGTCGCGACCAACGTCCGCCGCGCGGAGACGACGATGGTACTCGGCACTGCGAGCGTCAACGCGATGATTACCATCAACACGGCGGCCGAAATCGCCATCGCGCCGTACATCGCCCGCATCGGCGAGCGGTTCAACGTCAACGGCTACCGACGCGCGAACATCCTGGACGCCAACACCTCCGCGCTGGGCTACATCTTCCCGTGGGCGGGCGGCGTCCTCGTCGGCTACGCCGAGATGCGCACGCTCGTCGGGTCCGACAACTTCCAGTGGTTCACCCGCGAGATGCTCGTCAACCCCGCCGAAGTCTGGCCGTTCGTCTTCCACGGCTGGTTCCTCTTCGGCGTGTTCCTGATTTCGGCTCTGACCGGGTTCGGACTGGAGTACATCTCTGACCGCGAGTCCGAGGAGGTGGCCCGCGTATGAGCCGCAAGCGCAAGTTCTTCGCCGGGATCGGCTTCCGGACGAACACGCCCAGTTTCGACGCTGGTGAAGAGATTTCGGCGTTCATCACGGGCTACGACGGTGACGTGCCGGTTGCCCGGATTGGTGATTCGATTCTGCGTATCGAGGGCGCGCCGGATGGGGCAGTGGACATCCGGGCGATTCTGAAAGTGGAGTCGTTCGACGATTCGAATCATACGGGGACGGCGACGTTCGTGGAGAAGACCGGGGAATCGGCGTACTAGTAATTCTGTTTCTTCGTTTTTTGTGTGGTGGTAGTTCGTGGGATTTGGACTGGTACCGCGACAGCGACTACAATTCAATTGAATCTCTGAACAGCACTATCGCCGAAACCGATGAGAAACCGCCCCGCCCAGCATCGGGATAGCCACATTCCTCCCTAGCCGATTCGCTCGTTTCACTCACTCATCCACCGGAAGAGCAAGCTCTTCCGAGCCTCGCCTCACTACGCTCAGCGAAACCTCGCGCGGAGTTTGGCGCGACACGAAGTCGCGCAAGCGCACGCCATGACCTAAAATCGAATTGCAGGAACCGTCCTGCGCGTGGCTGATGCGGTGCTGGGCGGTGCGGTCTTCTATGTATCGGAAGTAGCTAGCTTCGACCTGTTGGCAATCCTGTCGCTGTCTGTCACGCCCGAATGTCGAAGTCGCAGTCGTCAACCCTCCGGTTCAGAAACGCCCCTCAACGCTCCTATTTCGTACCCGATGCACCACGCTTTTCCACGCGGCACGCGAATCACCGGCTATGGCAGACGACGAAGCCAACGAGCAACCTGACAACGGAGACGAGGGCGAGGAGAAGTCCTTCCGCGAGCGCGTCGAGGAGATTCGAGAGAAGCGCGCCGAGGAGGGCGAGGGCGACGAAGACCGCCGCGAGAAGATGGAAGAGATGATGGGCGGCGGCCCCGGTGGCGGCCCCGGCGGCATGGGTGGCGGCGGCAACCCGTTCGCCCAGATGATGGGCGGCATGATGGGCGGCGGTCCCGGTGGCGGGCCCGGCGGCATGGGTCCCGGCGGCCGACCCGGCGAAAGCGAGAGCGGCGGGAACGAGGAACTCGTCCGCGAGATTCGACAGCTCCGCGACGAGATGCGCGACCAGACCCGAGCTATCAAGCGCATCGCCGACGCGCTCGAAGACGACTAAGCAGACGGCACCGCGAGCGGGCACCACAGCCGCTTTTTCGTCGCTCCTCACGTTGTCAGTAGCACCGCGTCACGGCTCTCGATAGACCCAACAGTTTCCGCGAGCCGTGGACTTATTAGCGTCACACCTACTATTTCGATTCGTAACAGTGGGCGAATCGGCAAACGGGTCACTCGGCCTGTTCGGCAATCGCGAGTTCGTCGCGCTCGCCAGCACCGCGTTCGCCCGGAGTCAAGCCTACTCGACGATTCTCATCGCGTTGGCACTCTACGCCGACCTCTTCCAGACATCTGGTACCGTCGAGGGACTGTTCGGCACAGCGTTCGCCGCGATTCAGTTGCTCATCGTGCTTCCGTTGGGTCGCTGGGTAGACCTGCAGGACTCGAAGAAGTTCCTCTTGGTTGGCTTGGGCTTGAACGTCGTCGTCTTCGTCGCGTTCGCGTTCGCCTCTTCCGTTTCGGACGTCATCCTCATCCGGATGGTGCAGGGTCTGAGCGCGTCCATTCTCTGGCTAACCGGCACGACCGTCGTCGGCGAAATCAGTCCCGACGAATCGCGTGGCCTCTGGATAGGAACGTACAACCAAGTCGGCGCGTTCTCCAGCCTCTTCGGCGACATCTTCGGCGGTTTACTGCTGTACGTCTACGGCTTCCAAGCCACCTACGCAGTGCTGTCGGTGATTACGATTGGGGCATTTCTCGCAGTCTGGGGCTTCCTCCGGGACAATCCCGGCGGGAAAGCCGACCCCGAGGAGACCAGCGGCCGCGACGCCATCAAGACCTTGATGGGCCGCCGCGCGATTCAGGCGCTCGTCTTCTTCCGCGGCGCGTTCAGCGTGGGCAAGATGGCAGTCATCATCTTCCTGCCAATCTACGCCCGCACCGAATTCGGCATCAACCCGCTCGTCATCGGCGGCATCATGGCCGGTGGGAAGTTAACGAAATCGCTCACGCAAGGCAAGGTCGGCGACTGGACCGACCGCTTCGGCAGTCGCTACCGGTTCATCTTCGCCGGGGCACTCGTCTACGCCGTCGGCACCGCCATGGTACCGTTGGCAGGATTCGCAGAGTCGTACATTCCCAGTGTCACACTCACCGCACTCGGAAGCGAACTCGTACTTCCGGGGGCGTTCTTCGTCCTCTTCTCGGCCTACGCCGTCCTCGGCGTCGGCGACAGCCTGCGGCTCCCGGCCAGCATGGCACTGTTCGTGGAGGAGGGCGAACACTTCGACGCGGTGGGGTCCTCGCTCTCTTTGCGCTCCATCTCGTGGAAAGTCGGGCAAGTCGGCGGGCCAGTGCTAGTCGGCTTCATCTGGGACGCGACGAGCGTCCTGATTGCCTTCTGGACCGCCGCCGGGTTCATCGTCGTCTCCTCGGTGGTCTTTACGGCCCTGTTCGCGGTGGAGCCAGCGCCGGAGGTTGACGCGGTGGCTGGGGATTAGGGCAACAAAGTCGCAGAAAGTGGGGATTCCTTAGACTGCCATCTCGCTGGCGTGCTTGACGACGGTCAGCGCCTCAGCGTCGATGGACTCCGTGTCGAGGAAGTGCGGGACGTAGTTGCGCTTCTCGAAGTCCTCCCGCTCGTCTTCCGTGCCGATGACGCACCAGAGTTGCGGTTCGTCCGGACCGTGCCAGTCGCCCTGTCGGCTGATGGAGAAGCAGACCCGCTCGCCGTCGTCGTACTCGATGACGGCGTCCTTGCGGATGCCGGGGTCGCCGTGGATGATGAGTCGCTTCATGCTCGTGGATTCGGAAAGAGCCTGTTTAAGCGCTTCGGGACTGCGCGACGAGCGGCGAGTAGGAACGTTTGTAACCGCCCCGGTGAAATTTCTGCGACAGATGACAGCCTTCTTCGACCGCGTGGCCGACCGCATCGACGCCATCGACAGCATCCTCTCGGTCGGCCTCGACCCCGACGAAGACCGACTCCCCGAGGAGGTTCGGGACGCCGACCTCCCGCGCTGGGCGTTCAACCGCCGAATCATCGACGCGACCCACGAACACGCCGCGGTGTTCAAGCCCAACGCGGCCTTCTACGAGGACCCCGACGGCTGGCGGTCGCTGGAAAAAACGGTCGAGCACGCCCACGGGAAGAGCGTTCCAGTACTGCTCGACGCCAAGCGTGCCGACATCGGGAACACCTCCCGGCAGTACGCCCAAATCCTCGACAAAGTGGACGCCATCACGCTGAATCCGTATCTCGGACAGGACGCGCTGGCTCCGTTCCTCGACCGCGAGGACGCAGGCTGTGTCCTGCTCTGTCGCACCTCGAACCCCGGCGGTGCGGACGTGCAGGAACTCGAACTGGAATCGGGCAAACTCGTCTACGAGGCAGTCGCAGACATGGCGAGCAACCAGTGGAACGAGAACGGAAATATCGGTCTCGTCGTCGGTGCAACCACGCCAGACGAACTCTACGCCATCCGCGAGCGCGTGCCGGACCTGCCGTTCTTGGTGCCGGGCGTCGGCGCGCAGGGCGGCGACGAGAAAGCGGCGGCGACCTGCGCCACCGCGAGCAACGGCGCGGGCCTCGTCAACTCGACTCGTGGCATCATCTTCGCGGGCGAAGAGTCGGAGTTGGCGTTCGACGACGCGGCAGGCGAGGCCGCCGCCGAGTTGAAGGCACGACTGAATCAGTATCGGTGACGACCGAGAACCAGTATCGACAATTCTAATCGCCGTCGCTCCCAACTCCGAATCGTGACAGACGAGATTCGCTCTAGCCGTCCTATCTTCGCCGTCGTCGCCGTCGTCGTAATCGCGCTCTCCGGACTCATGGGTGCGGTCGTCGGCACGACCGGACAAGAACGCGGGCGGGCGATGGAACTGCTCGGCGTCGAGTTGTTCCAGTTCTCGCCCGTCTCGATGGCGCTGTTCGGGATGGTGTTGACCACCTGCGTA
The sequence above is a segment of the Halorussus halophilus genome. Coding sequences within it:
- a CDS encoding DUF7513 family protein translates to MSRKRKFFAGIGFRTNTPSFDAGEEISAFITGYDGDVPVARIGDSILRIEGAPDGAVDIRAILKVESFDDSNHTGTATFVEKTGESAY
- a CDS encoding HAH_0734 family protein, with the translated sequence MKRLIIHGDPGIRKDAVIEYDDGERVCFSISRQGDWHGPDEPQLWCVIGTEDEREDFEKRNYVPHFLDTESIDAEALTVVKHASEMAV
- a CDS encoding DUF7139 domain-containing protein, which encodes MTSLAETYEENVGEVGNKRRLYLGVGLFATGALLVVTGMLTATIGVDLLAGFGVKWYHAREIAGVLAGLGVPAVFVGVFTILPASERVRAAAAIGAGIAVLGVALFTNAYPYDWAGAGDSRAQTLQVVAVYFCGLIVTFWCLFVAVANFKTRNDPGGTVTLEINKEGEVRTVEVDADDLDDFDNLDELRAMQTELAAPGEYSDDSERKPTGYGGVGFLGDVPMDDAPGGTHADGGTVAANDISSPLDDPNAEGLSNQRTTDTYCGNCKHFQYVRSGNGMQPHCGFYGRAMDDMDACDEWEPNS
- a CDS encoding Na+/H+ antiporter NhaC family protein gives rise to the protein MGESDDNREQTVEQELAEAQQARRGREIEFYGGPAASAIPIALFIAWAIFQSGVLRIGDTTGLVAGMLVALVVGMFFAKGDWKTYANTIFEGMTQRVAATAIVAWLWAGMFADTIQTGGFVGGLVWASEALNVGATLFPAITFILAALLATGIGTGYGTTIAFTGLFFPAGILLGANPTLLFGAILSGAVFGDNLAPVSDTTIVSAVTQDSDIGGVVASRFKYAIVAASLAFVAYLIAGSTMSGVEISAAQDVLAGQATSAGLVHLLSIGVVIFTAIRGRHIVEAISWGLIVAIASNLLFGLASVSDMLVFRAPSSGITETFAVLPFVTTVPATSDQIGVGGSILNGAAGFFPLIVLTLLIVSGAQIMIRGGGFEAIQNWLLENVATNVRRAETTMVLGTASVNAMITINTAAEIAIAPYIARIGERFNVNGYRRANILDANTSALGYIFPWAGGVLVGYAEMRTLVGSDNFQWFTREMLVNPAEVWPFVFHGWFLFGVFLISALTGFGLEYISDRESEEVARV
- the pyrF gene encoding orotidine-5'-phosphate decarboxylase → MTAFFDRVADRIDAIDSILSVGLDPDEDRLPEEVRDADLPRWAFNRRIIDATHEHAAVFKPNAAFYEDPDGWRSLEKTVEHAHGKSVPVLLDAKRADIGNTSRQYAQILDKVDAITLNPYLGQDALAPFLDREDAGCVLLCRTSNPGGADVQELELESGKLVYEAVADMASNQWNENGNIGLVVGATTPDELYAIRERVPDLPFLVPGVGAQGGDEKAAATCATASNGAGLVNSTRGIIFAGEESELAFDDAAGEAAAELKARLNQYR
- a CDS encoding MFS transporter, whose protein sequence is MGESANGSLGLFGNREFVALASTAFARSQAYSTILIALALYADLFQTSGTVEGLFGTAFAAIQLLIVLPLGRWVDLQDSKKFLLVGLGLNVVVFVAFAFASSVSDVILIRMVQGLSASILWLTGTTVVGEISPDESRGLWIGTYNQVGAFSSLFGDIFGGLLLYVYGFQATYAVLSVITIGAFLAVWGFLRDNPGGKADPEETSGRDAIKTLMGRRAIQALVFFRGAFSVGKMAVIIFLPIYARTEFGINPLVIGGIMAGGKLTKSLTQGKVGDWTDRFGSRYRFIFAGALVYAVGTAMVPLAGFAESYIPSVTLTALGSELVLPGAFFVLFSAYAVLGVGDSLRLPASMALFVEEGEHFDAVGSSLSLRSISWKVGQVGGPVLVGFIWDATSVLIAFWTAAGFIVVSSVVFTALFAVEPAPEVDAVAGD
- a CDS encoding DUF7520 family protein, with product MTDEIRSSRPIFAVVAVVVIALSGLMGAVVGTTGQERGRAMELLGVELFQFSPVSMALFGMVLTTCVLALLFGLVSFASKRDGEAVSGR